The Amycolatopsis sp. DG1A-15b genome window below encodes:
- a CDS encoding alpha/beta fold hydrolase → MFEYFPGNYVWNLGVVATLNSGGLIDEVDRACRPIREAAAQGEDAGTPEFLRAWTALTDQLAGQAEAAEKAGHTRTAGQLYARATNYLCQAERLQSASAPGRLETYRRVLELQEKALDPAVTRVAVPFEGTTLPAYFSSAGRGAPVMIMWNGLDSTKEHMYSSGHWAELAARGISCLMVDCPGSGEALRLQGLTARVETEGWATACVDYLETRDDVDAGRIGLVGWSLGGYYAPRAAAFEKRLALVVAWGANHDWGAVQRRRLEREGERPVPHYWEHVLWVWGHDDLETFPGFADAVHLDGVVEHITVPFLVCHGENDRQIPVRYAHRSYEQAVNSPNRHLRLFTAQEGATEHIGLDHLSHTSTYIADWVADTLAN, encoded by the coding sequence CGCCACCCTCAACAGCGGCGGCCTCATCGACGAGGTGGACCGCGCCTGCCGTCCGATCCGCGAGGCCGCCGCCCAGGGCGAGGACGCCGGCACCCCGGAGTTCCTGCGGGCGTGGACGGCACTGACCGACCAGCTCGCCGGCCAGGCCGAAGCGGCCGAGAAGGCCGGCCACACCCGCACCGCCGGGCAGCTCTACGCCCGCGCGACCAACTACCTGTGCCAGGCCGAGCGCCTGCAGAGCGCGTCCGCGCCCGGCCGGCTCGAAACCTACCGCCGCGTCCTGGAGCTGCAGGAGAAGGCCTTGGATCCCGCCGTGACCCGCGTGGCGGTTCCCTTCGAGGGCACGACGTTGCCCGCGTACTTCAGCTCGGCGGGGCGCGGGGCGCCGGTGATGATCATGTGGAACGGCCTGGACTCGACGAAGGAGCACATGTACTCGTCCGGGCACTGGGCCGAGCTCGCCGCCCGCGGCATCTCCTGCCTCATGGTCGACTGCCCCGGCTCGGGCGAGGCGCTGCGCCTGCAGGGGCTGACCGCGCGTGTGGAGACGGAAGGCTGGGCCACCGCGTGCGTGGACTACCTGGAAACCCGCGACGACGTCGACGCCGGCCGGATCGGGCTCGTCGGCTGGTCGTTGGGCGGGTACTACGCCCCGCGCGCGGCGGCGTTCGAGAAGCGCCTCGCGCTCGTGGTCGCGTGGGGCGCCAACCACGACTGGGGCGCGGTGCAACGCCGGCGTCTGGAGCGCGAAGGCGAACGCCCGGTGCCGCACTACTGGGAGCACGTGCTGTGGGTCTGGGGCCACGACGACCTCGAGACGTTCCCCGGCTTCGCCGACGCGGTGCACCTCGACGGCGTCGTCGAGCACATCACCGTGCCGTTCCTGGTCTGCCACGGCGAAAACGACCGTCAGATCCCCGTGCGCTACGCGCATCGCTCGTACGAACAGGCGGTCAACAGCCCGAACCGCCACCTACGGCTGTTCACCGCTCAGGAGGGCGCGACCGAGCACATCGGCCTCGACCACCTGTCCCACACCAGCACGTACATCGCCGACTGGGTCGCCGACACCCTGGCGAACTAG